Proteins from a single region of Thermoproteales archaeon:
- a CDS encoding glycosyltransferase: MGLKLCLVSCFPNCRGRLSEYAEALVKELAKLEEIEKIDILSNTETTSPPKIDKVKVIPLWENNNALSILKIIWYIIKNKPHIVHYNISLSVFGRSRIVNFIGLALPALTKVLGFKTITTMHNFPEAIKPETAGLKKTLLNVLGLFIATKLACSSHTVVVLVRSYLKFVKARYNEKAIFIPHGAWFTDCKPDFNINHGILFLGHIGPNKDIELLVEAFKKIKENPKFREAKLFIVGAPHPIFTEYINILTKLDGANDIYYIGYLENGKLPKLLKNIGLIVLPYKACTGTSGVVHLLAAFGKPMIASDLPEFRELAREGAGIMIIPHRVESFVKAITNVMLHPSLAEKLGRANRKFAEKRKWALIARQYLEIYKRLWLEAS; encoded by the coding sequence ATGGGATTGAAGCTCTGCCTAGTAAGCTGCTTCCCCAACTGTCGGGGAAGACTAAGCGAGTACGCTGAAGCACTCGTTAAAGAACTCGCTAAACTAGAAGAAATAGAGAAAATCGATATTCTATCAAATACCGAGACAACTTCACCACCTAAAATAGATAAAGTAAAAGTAATTCCGCTCTGGGAAAACAACAACGCCTTGTCAATTTTAAAAATTATATGGTATATTATCAAAAATAAACCCCACATAGTACACTACAACATAAGCCTAAGCGTATTCGGAAGATCGAGAATAGTAAACTTCATAGGATTAGCCCTGCCAGCCCTGACAAAAGTCTTAGGATTCAAAACCATCACCACAATGCACAACTTCCCCGAGGCTATAAAACCGGAAACAGCCGGGTTAAAGAAAACACTTCTAAACGTGCTGGGCTTGTTTATAGCAACAAAGCTTGCGTGCTCATCGCATACAGTAGTCGTCCTCGTCAGATCCTATCTAAAATTCGTCAAGGCTAGATATAATGAAAAAGCCATATTCATACCTCACGGGGCGTGGTTTACAGATTGTAAACCAGATTTTAATATCAACCACGGGATATTATTCTTAGGTCATATAGGACCAAACAAAGACATAGAGCTGCTAGTTGAGGCGTTTAAAAAAATAAAAGAAAATCCTAAGTTTAGAGAAGCCAAGCTTTTCATAGTTGGAGCTCCTCATCCTATATTCACAGAATACATAAATATTTTAACAAAACTTGACGGAGCAAATGACATATACTATATTGGTTACTTAGAAAATGGTAAACTTCCGAAATTATTGAAGAATATAGGGTTAATCGTATTACCTTATAAAGCCTGCACTGGAACTTCGGGAGTAGTGCACCTACTTGCTGCTTTTGGAAAGCCTATGATAGCCTCGGATCTACCGGAATTTAGAGAATTAGCAAGAGAAGGAGCGGGGATTATGATAATACCGCATAGAGTAGAAAGCTTCGTTAAAGCTATAACAAATGTAATGCTTCACCCGAGTCTTGCCGAAAAGCTTGGCAGAGCAAACAGGAAATTCGCCGAGAAAAGGAAGTGGGCATTAATAGCTAGACAATACTTAGAAATTTACAAGCGACTATGGCTAGAGGCAAGCTAA